A genomic stretch from Pirellulales bacterium includes:
- a CDS encoding AMP-binding protein, producing the protein MCRRNWRREKVADSMGARLTAGELLLRTLILRRILLRDVLAPDEKFVGLLLPPSAGGVIANAAMPLAGRIGVNLNYTLSTSLLNYCIEQCGIRHVLTSRRFMERVKLEVHAELVYLEDFAAKATWRDKAAAFVQARLLPMATLERRLGLDRLRPDDLLTVIFTSGSTGNPKGVMLSQANVGSNIHAIEQIVHLGAEDVAVGVLPFFHSYGYLTGLWTALALEPKLVYHFNPLDAQQIGKLCREHQATVFMATPTFVRTYLKRCAAEDFRTLDVLFAAAERCSPELFDAFEKKFGKRPLEAYGCTELSPLVAVNIPPSRSLDGAKTGVREGTVGRPIPGVTVKVVKPESVADGSMQELPAGQSGMLLVRGPNVMKGYLHQPELTAKVIRDGWYITGDLASIDADGFITITGRESRFSKLGGEMVPHVLIEETLQNILGGDDEHLQAAVTAVPDERKGERLVVVHLPLQKTPEQIGQELSAAGLPNLFIPSPDSFIQVEQIPVLGTGKLDLKGIRDIALARFGAAAASK; encoded by the coding sequence ATGTGCCGTCGCAATTGGCGGCGCGAAAAGGTCGCCGATTCGATGGGCGCTCGGCTCACCGCCGGCGAACTGCTCCTGCGCACGCTCATCCTGCGGCGGATTCTCTTACGCGACGTTCTCGCGCCGGACGAAAAATTCGTCGGCCTACTCTTGCCGCCCTCGGCCGGCGGCGTGATTGCCAATGCCGCGATGCCGCTTGCCGGCCGCATCGGCGTGAATTTGAACTACACGCTTTCGACATCGCTTTTGAACTACTGCATCGAACAGTGCGGCATTCGGCATGTGCTCACCAGCCGGCGGTTCATGGAGCGCGTGAAGCTCGAAGTGCATGCCGAGTTGGTTTATCTCGAAGACTTTGCCGCCAAAGCCACCTGGCGCGACAAAGCAGCCGCGTTCGTGCAAGCCCGACTGCTGCCGATGGCGACGCTCGAGCGCCGGTTGGGACTCGACCGGCTCAGACCCGACGATTTGTTGACGGTGATCTTCACGTCGGGTTCGACCGGCAATCCGAAGGGCGTCATGCTCAGCCAGGCGAACGTCGGTTCGAATATCCACGCCATCGAGCAAATCGTTCACCTCGGGGCCGAGGACGTGGCGGTCGGCGTGCTGCCGTTTTTTCATTCCTACGGCTATCTGACGGGGCTTTGGACCGCGCTGGCCTTGGAGCCGAAGTTGGTTTACCACTTCAACCCGCTCGACGCCCAGCAGATCGGAAAGCTTTGCCGCGAGCACCAAGCCACAGTATTCATGGCGACGCCGACCTTCGTGCGCACGTATCTCAAGCGCTGTGCCGCCGAAGATTTTCGCACGCTCGATGTTCTCTTTGCCGCGGCCGAACGATGTTCGCCCGAACTTTTCGACGCCTTCGAAAAGAAATTCGGCAAACGGCCGCTCGAGGCCTATGGCTGTACGGAGCTATCGCCGCTCGTGGCCGTGAATATTCCGCCGAGCCGCAGCCTCGACGGCGCGAAGACAGGCGTCCGCGAAGGGACCGTCGGCCGGCCCATTCCAGGCGTAACCGTAAAAGTGGTCAAGCCCGAATCAGTCGCCGATGGATCGATGCAGGAACTTCCCGCCGGTCAGTCGGGCATGCTGCTCGTGCGCGGGCCGAACGTAATGAAGGGCTATTTGCACCAGCCCGAACTAACGGCCAAGGTAATCCGCGACGGTTGGTATATCACCGGCGATCTGGCGTCGATCGATGCCGATGGCTTCATCACGATCACCGGCCGCGAAAGTCGCTTTTCCAAGCTGGGCGGCGAGATGGTGCCGCATGTGCTGATCGAAGAGACGCTGCAAAACATTCTCGGCGGCGACGACGAACATCTGCAAGCCGCCGTGACGGCCGTGCCGGACGAGCGCAAAGGAGAACGGCTGGTTGTGGTTCATCTGCCGCTGCAAAAAACGCCGGAGCAGATCGGCCAGGAACTATCCGCCGCCGGGCTGCCGAACCTTTTTATCCCGTCGCCCGACAGCTTCATTCAGGTCGAGCAGATCCCGGTGCTCGGCACTGGAAAGCTGGACCTAAAGGGCATCCGCGACATCGCGCTGGCGCGGTTTGGCGCTGCAGCGGCGAGCAAATAG
- a CDS encoding DUF6807 family protein, whose translation MHRIVRCAGLCVAALCLTALFLNARSAVAESGNFEVTVEAGKLDRANTPVSVDVEVPAALANASVQLHDADGHAIAGQLTPPGLNDSDAPPPPAAATLPRELHFILPKLAAGATLQLKGTLATDLPDATKRTAEFHWQDVPKDHIRLSFGSRPVMDYIDAPYDNSDKSTREKTFKVYDHLFDPEDGKRLVTKGPGGLYTHHRGLFYGFQRVSYGPKNATKVNIWECPNAHQSHEGVLSSEAGRVLARHLLAIAWHGPEKATGPAGPVFAREKREMTVYDVPGGTMIDFVSLLRTTDLGPIRLDGDPQHAGFQFRASQEVADKTHGQTIYIRPDGIGQPGETRNWDAKGRDARCVNLPWKGMSFVLGDQRYTAALLDRPDNPKEARYSERDYGRFGSYFEYDLKDDHPLLIHYRFWLQRGEPAQKQIASMDDDFVEPVKATVKML comes from the coding sequence ATGCACCGCATCGTCCGCTGCGCCGGCCTCTGCGTCGCCGCACTTTGTCTCACAGCACTTTTTCTCAATGCTCGATCGGCCGTGGCCGAAAGCGGCAATTTCGAAGTCACGGTCGAAGCCGGAAAACTCGACCGGGCCAATACGCCGGTCTCGGTCGATGTCGAAGTTCCGGCGGCGCTCGCGAACGCTTCGGTTCAACTACACGACGCCGACGGGCATGCGATTGCCGGCCAATTGACGCCGCCCGGCTTGAACGATTCCGATGCACCGCCGCCGCCGGCGGCTGCCACCTTGCCGCGCGAATTGCATTTCATCCTGCCGAAGCTCGCCGCCGGCGCCACGCTGCAATTGAAAGGCACGCTCGCCACCGATCTGCCCGACGCGACCAAACGGACGGCCGAATTCCATTGGCAAGACGTTCCGAAGGATCACATCCGGCTGAGCTTCGGCAGCCGGCCTGTCATGGACTACATCGATGCGCCCTACGACAATTCCGACAAGTCGACGCGGGAAAAGACGTTTAAAGTCTATGACCATCTCTTTGATCCGGAAGACGGCAAGCGGCTTGTAACCAAAGGCCCCGGCGGGCTGTACACGCACCATCGCGGGCTTTTCTACGGCTTTCAGCGCGTTAGCTACGGTCCTAAGAACGCCACGAAAGTGAACATCTGGGAATGTCCCAATGCCCACCAGTCGCATGAAGGCGTGTTGTCGAGCGAGGCGGGGCGGGTGCTGGCGCGGCATCTGCTGGCCATCGCTTGGCATGGGCCGGAGAAGGCCACCGGACCAGCCGGACCCGTGTTCGCGCGCGAGAAACGGGAGATGACGGTTTACGACGTGCCCGGTGGGACGATGATCGATTTCGTGTCGCTTTTGCGGACGACCGATCTCGGCCCGATCCGCCTCGACGGCGACCCGCAACATGCCGGCTTTCAGTTCCGAGCCTCGCAAGAAGTGGCCGACAAAACGCATGGCCAGACGATTTACATCCGGCCCGACGGCATCGGCCAGCCCGGCGAGACGCGCAATTGGGATGCCAAGGGGCGCGATGCGCGGTGCGTGAATTTGCCTTGGAAGGGAATGAGCTTCGTGCTCGGCGACCAGCGCTATACGGCGGCGCTTTTGGACCGGCCCGACAATCCCAAAGAAGCCCGCTACAGCGAGCGCGACTACGGTCGCTTCGGCTCGTATTTCGAATACGATTTGAAGGACGATCATCCGCTGCTGATCCACTATCGATTCTGGCTTCAGCGCGGCGAACCGGCGCAAAAGCAAATCGCCTCGATGGACGACGACTTCGTAGAACCGGTCAAAGCGACTGTAAAGATGCTGTAG
- the leuS gene encoding leucine--tRNA ligase codes for MPRYNPALVEPKWQARWEAEQTFAAPRLPGARAAKLYVLDMFPYPSGDGLHVGHPEGYTATDIVCRFERMRGKAVLHPMGFDAFGLPAEEHAIKTGTPPRIGTERNIANFRRQLKSLGFSYDWQRELATTDPDYFRWTQWIFLELYDTWFDSAAQKGRPIRELPVPAEIAAAGDDVIARYQDEHRLAYEHEAPVNWCPALGTVLANEEVVGGLSEVGGHPVVRLPLRQWMLRITAYADRLEHDLELVDWPASIKKLQRDWIGRSTGAEVDFFVGESRNRDGKPAVADFESWKSARGKSDYPAKPPVDVLRIFTTRPDTLFGATYMVIAPEHPLVARLTGPENAEAVKAYVDKAATKSDLDRTELAKTKTGVFSGSYAINPVDAQPVPIWIADYVLASYGTGAIMAVPAHDERDFEFAKTFGLPIVQVVAPLTPLPAIHEEIASLQSAFVGEGAAINSGAYDGLSTAEVKEKIAANLARGGLGRVAVNTKLRDWLFSRQRFWGEPFPILHEVDAAGKPTGRRITVPAGELPVNLPELADFKPIGRPEPPLEKAPPDWLYVTRDGRRYKRETNTMPQWAGSCWYYLRFIDNRNDRALVDPQLERAWMPVDLYIGGAEHAVLHLLYARFWHKVLFDRGHVSMPEPFRKLVNQGMILGEMEFTGYRKEEGGWLSAADVRLDADNKPVERKSGRPAKPVRVEASVVEKQGEFFVLTADPSIRVDSRAYKMSKSRGNVVNPDRVVKEYGADSLRLYEMFMGPLEATKPWSMTGVNGVRGFLDRVWRMIVAERSESLELNPAVQPIAATPEQNRLLHKTIAAVTRDIERLDFNTAIARMMEFTNFFTKADVRPREIMESFVLLLSPFAPHLAEELWELLDHKKSLAYEPWPAADADWLREDTIELPVQINGKVRARIQAPTGSDSAALEALARADAKIAEQLDGKTVVKVVVIPSRMVSFVVK; via the coding sequence ATGCCCCGCTACAACCCCGCGCTGGTGGAACCGAAATGGCAAGCCCGCTGGGAGGCCGAGCAGACGTTTGCCGCCCCACGGCTGCCGGGCGCCCGTGCGGCGAAGCTCTACGTGCTCGACATGTTCCCCTATCCCAGCGGCGATGGCCTGCACGTCGGCCATCCCGAGGGATACACTGCCACGGACATCGTCTGCCGCTTCGAACGCATGCGCGGCAAAGCGGTGCTGCATCCGATGGGCTTCGACGCCTTCGGACTGCCGGCCGAGGAACATGCCATCAAAACCGGCACGCCGCCGCGCATCGGCACCGAGCGGAATATCGCCAACTTCCGCCGGCAACTGAAGTCGCTCGGCTTCAGCTACGATTGGCAACGCGAACTGGCCACGACCGATCCCGACTATTTCCGCTGGACGCAGTGGATTTTTCTGGAACTCTACGACACATGGTTCGACTCGGCCGCACAAAAAGGGCGGCCGATCCGCGAGTTGCCGGTCCCGGCGGAAATCGCCGCCGCGGGGGACGACGTGATTGCCCGCTATCAAGATGAACATCGGTTGGCCTACGAGCACGAAGCGCCCGTGAATTGGTGTCCCGCGCTCGGCACCGTTTTGGCCAACGAAGAAGTTGTCGGAGGCCTGAGCGAAGTCGGCGGGCATCCGGTCGTTCGGCTTCCGTTGCGGCAATGGATGCTGCGAATCACGGCCTATGCCGACAGGCTCGAGCACGATCTGGAACTGGTCGATTGGCCGGCGAGCATCAAAAAATTGCAGCGCGATTGGATCGGCCGCAGCACGGGAGCGGAAGTGGATTTCTTCGTCGGCGAATCGCGGAATCGCGACGGCAAACCGGCCGTCGCCGATTTTGAATCTTGGAAATCAGCCCGGGGAAAGAGCGATTACCCGGCCAAGCCGCCGGTTGATGTGCTGCGAATTTTCACCACTCGGCCCGACACGCTTTTTGGCGCCACCTACATGGTCATCGCGCCGGAGCATCCGCTCGTGGCCCGGCTTACGGGGCCGGAAAATGCCGAGGCCGTGAAAGCCTACGTCGATAAGGCGGCCACCAAAAGCGATCTCGATCGCACCGAACTTGCCAAAACAAAGACCGGCGTTTTTTCCGGATCGTATGCCATCAATCCCGTCGACGCTCAGCCCGTGCCGATCTGGATCGCCGATTATGTGCTGGCCAGTTACGGCACCGGCGCGATCATGGCCGTTCCGGCCCACGACGAGCGCGATTTCGAATTCGCGAAAACATTCGGATTGCCCATCGTGCAAGTGGTCGCACCGTTGACGCCTCTTCCGGCGATCCACGAAGAAATCGCCAGTCTCCAATCCGCTTTCGTCGGCGAAGGTGCCGCAATCAATTCCGGCGCCTACGACGGGCTGTCGACGGCGGAGGTCAAGGAGAAGATCGCCGCCAATCTGGCCCGCGGCGGCCTCGGTCGCGTCGCGGTCAACACGAAGCTGCGCGATTGGCTCTTCAGCCGGCAGCGGTTTTGGGGCGAGCCGTTTCCGATCCTGCACGAAGTGGATGCCGCCGGCAAACCGACGGGCCGGCGGATCACCGTGCCAGCCGGCGAACTGCCGGTGAATCTGCCGGAATTGGCCGACTTCAAACCGATCGGCCGCCCCGAACCGCCGCTGGAAAAAGCGCCGCCCGATTGGCTCTATGTCACTCGCGACGGCCGCCGCTACAAGCGCGAAACGAACACGATGCCGCAATGGGCCGGCTCCTGCTGGTACTATCTGCGGTTCATCGACAACCGCAACGACCGGGCACTGGTCGATCCGCAGCTCGAGCGCGCATGGATGCCCGTCGATTTGTATATCGGCGGCGCCGAGCACGCCGTCCTCCATCTGCTCTATGCTCGTTTCTGGCACAAAGTGCTTTTCGATCGCGGGCATGTGAGCATGCCGGAGCCGTTTCGCAAGCTGGTGAATCAAGGCATGATTCTTGGCGAGATGGAATTCACCGGTTATCGGAAAGAAGAAGGGGGCTGGCTGAGCGCGGCCGACGTGCGGCTCGATGCCGACAACAAGCCGGTCGAGCGCAAAAGCGGCCGGCCGGCCAAGCCGGTGCGCGTCGAGGCATCGGTGGTCGAGAAGCAAGGCGAGTTTTTCGTGCTCACGGCCGATCCGTCGATCCGAGTCGATAGCCGGGCATACAAGATGTCGAAGAGCCGCGGGAATGTGGTGAATCCCGATCGCGTGGTGAAAGAATATGGCGCGGATTCGCTGCGGCTGTATGAGATGTTCATGGGCCCGCTCGAAGCGACAAAGCCTTGGAGCATGACGGGCGTGAACGGCGTGCGCGGTTTCTTGGACCGCGTGTGGCGGATGATCGTGGCCGAGCGAAGCGAATCGCTTGAACTGAATCCGGCCGTGCAGCCAATCGCGGCTACGCCGGAGCAGAATCGCTTGCTGCACAAGACGATCGCCGCGGTGACGCGCGACATCGAGCGGCTCGATTTCAACACGGCCATCGCGCGGATGATGGAGTTCACCAATTTTTTTACCAAGGCCGACGTCCGGCCGCGCGAGATTATGGAATCGTTCGTGCTATTGCTGTCGCCGTTCGCGCCGCATTTGGCGGAGGAGCTTTGGGAACTGTTGGACCACAAGAAGTCGTTGGCCTACGAGCCTTGGCCGGCGGCCGATGCAGACTGGCTGCGGGAAGACACGATCGAGCTTCCGGTGCAGATCAACGGCAAGGTGCGCGCGCGGATCCAGGCCCCGACAGGAAGCGATTCCGCGGCCTTGGAAGCGCTCGCTCGCGCCGACGCGAAGATCGCAGAGCAACTAGACGGCAAAACCGTGGTTAAAGTCGTCGTGATCCCCAGCCGCATGGTGAGTTTTGTCGTGAAGTAG
- a CDS encoding ATP-binding protein, protein MSETSNNWSIRISFPSSQAAGKQVVEQVRERLELAEWSPHDVFSVHLAVEEAIVNAIKHGNRHDASKQVRVACCGTPEKFWIEIIDEGLGFDPDQLPDPTAEENLECPCGRGVLLMRNFMSRVEFSDQGKRVVMEKHRANPRPTTNPAAKPRDLH, encoded by the coding sequence ATGTCAGAGACGTCCAACAATTGGTCGATTCGCATCAGTTTTCCCAGCTCTCAGGCCGCCGGGAAACAAGTCGTCGAGCAAGTGCGCGAGCGGCTTGAGCTCGCCGAGTGGAGCCCGCACGACGTGTTCAGCGTGCATCTGGCCGTGGAAGAGGCGATCGTCAACGCGATCAAGCACGGGAATCGGCACGACGCGTCGAAGCAGGTGCGCGTGGCGTGTTGCGGAACGCCCGAGAAATTCTGGATCGAGATCATCGACGAGGGCTTGGGATTCGATCCCGATCAGCTTCCCGATCCCACGGCGGAAGAGAATCTCGAATGCCCGTGCGGTCGGGGCGTGTTGCTGATGCGCAATTTCATGTCGCGCGTCGAATTCAGCGATCAGGGCAAGCGGGTGGTGATGGAAAAACACCGCGCCAACCCCCGCCCCACCACCAATCCGGCCGCCAAGCCGAGGGACCTCCACTGA
- a CDS encoding C45 family peptidase: MRRSSVARAIGPCKIIVAFALLVIGLSLQATQARAETVARCGQGWLEKIGGYPVLHLKGTPYEMGYQHGALMKDSVRENMHNIVGILAAESFHLGPLTLKPRPLVDSLVEQQRKYVPRGYFDELKGLAAGADLPLGDIQAGNFLPELFHCSGFAVMNSATTDGTLYHGRVLDYKCDWHLQDHAVVIVAEPEGGIPFVNVTYAGFIGSVTGMNARHVSIGEMGGSGQGHWAGMPMALLVREVLQKAGDVDAAVKIFRDNPRTCQYFYVIADGNTNRAVGVQATWEMLKIVKPGETDPLLPKPVKDCVLLSAGKRYDELVRRAEAAHGKLDAEGARHLMDEGVAMKSNLHDVLFAPASTKFWVANASPDGKPAAEQPYHAFQLTELLARKPDPAAKEIPHWSATSAATH, translated from the coding sequence ATGCGTCGATCTTCCGTCGCTCGAGCGATCGGTCCGTGCAAGATCATCGTTGCGTTCGCGCTGCTGGTAATCGGCCTTTCGCTGCAAGCGACGCAGGCCCGCGCCGAAACCGTCGCCCGTTGCGGCCAAGGCTGGCTCGAAAAAATCGGCGGCTATCCGGTGCTGCATCTCAAGGGCACGCCCTACGAAATGGGCTATCAGCACGGCGCGCTCATGAAGGACTCGGTCCGCGAGAATATGCACAATATCGTCGGCATCCTCGCCGCCGAATCGTTCCACCTGGGGCCATTGACGCTCAAGCCGCGGCCGCTCGTGGATAGCCTCGTCGAGCAGCAGCGCAAATATGTGCCCCGGGGTTATTTCGACGAACTCAAGGGCCTCGCGGCCGGCGCCGATCTGCCGCTCGGCGATATCCAAGCCGGGAATTTCCTGCCCGAGCTGTTCCATTGCAGCGGATTCGCCGTCATGAATTCGGCCACGACCGACGGCACGCTCTATCATGGCCGGGTCTTGGATTACAAATGCGATTGGCATTTGCAGGATCATGCGGTGGTTATCGTCGCGGAGCCGGAGGGTGGGATTCCGTTCGTCAACGTCACCTACGCCGGCTTCATTGGCTCCGTGACGGGGATGAACGCCCGGCATGTTTCGATTGGCGAAATGGGTGGCTCGGGCCAAGGGCATTGGGCCGGCATGCCGATGGCCTTGCTGGTGCGAGAGGTTTTGCAAAAGGCCGGCGATGTCGATGCGGCCGTGAAAATCTTTCGCGACAACCCGCGCACCTGCCAATACTTCTACGTTATCGCCGACGGCAATACGAATCGGGCCGTCGGGGTGCAAGCGACTTGGGAAATGCTAAAAATCGTCAAGCCGGGCGAGACCGATCCGCTATTGCCGAAGCCGGTGAAAGATTGCGTGCTGCTCTCGGCCGGCAAGCGGTACGACGAATTGGTGCGGCGAGCCGAAGCTGCTCATGGCAAGCTCGATGCCGAGGGAGCCCGGCATCTGATGGACGAAGGCGTGGCGATGAAATCGAATCTGCACGACGTGCTTTTCGCCCCGGCGAGCACGAAATTCTGGGTCGCCAACGCCAGCCCCGACGGCAAACCCGCCGCCGAGCAACCGTATCATGCATTTCAACTGACGGAACTTCTCGCGCGAAAGCCCGATCCGGCGGCAAAAGAAATCCCGCACTGGAGCGCGACGTCTGCGGCAACGCACTAG
- a CDS encoding DUF1080 domain-containing protein, protein MKRCFWPMLAAIAVAGLFAAGSPVRAAESEAPRESAWNMDSPDNTPPPGFIALFDGKDLRNWKGLVSPSGGPPARAKMSPEQLAKAQKKADQQMRDHWKVIDGVLHYDGKGQSLCSAKDYADIELWVDWKITPNGDSGIYLRGSPQVQIWDPFHTKIAAAGSGGLYNNQKYPHDPLEKVDRPIGQWNRFFIRMVGPNVSVYFNGKLVVDNVVLENYWERNKPIYPKGQIELQHHNSELFYKNIYLRELKTE, encoded by the coding sequence ATGAAGCGATGTTTCTGGCCGATGTTGGCGGCGATTGCGGTTGCCGGTTTGTTTGCGGCCGGTTCGCCGGTGCGTGCCGCGGAATCCGAAGCGCCGCGCGAATCGGCGTGGAACATGGATTCGCCCGACAACACGCCGCCGCCCGGCTTCATCGCGCTATTCGACGGCAAAGATCTGAGGAATTGGAAAGGCTTGGTTTCGCCGTCGGGCGGGCCGCCGGCGCGGGCAAAGATGTCGCCGGAGCAGCTTGCTAAAGCCCAGAAAAAGGCCGATCAGCAGATGCGCGATCATTGGAAAGTGATCGATGGCGTGTTGCACTACGACGGCAAAGGGCAAAGCCTCTGCTCGGCAAAAGACTACGCCGACATCGAACTCTGGGTCGATTGGAAAATTACCCCGAACGGCGATAGCGGCATCTATCTCCGCGGCAGCCCGCAGGTGCAGATCTGGGACCCCTTCCACACGAAGATCGCCGCCGCCGGCTCGGGCGGGCTCTACAACAACCAGAAATATCCACACGATCCGCTGGAAAAAGTCGACCGGCCCATCGGCCAGTGGAACCGCTTCTTCATCCGCATGGTCGGCCCGAACGTCAGCGTTTATTTCAATGGCAAGCTCGTGGTCGACAACGTGGTGCTGGAAAACTATTGGGAGCGCAACAAACCGATTTATCCGAAGGGCCAAATCGAGCTGCAGCACCACAACAGCGAACTGTTCTATAAGAACATCTATCTTCGCGAGCTGAAAACAGAATGA
- a CDS encoding STAS domain-containing protein has product MAQRRRLEIQEKGEVSVVRFVDRKILDESNIQELGQELFQLVEEENRKNLLLDFSNVEFLSSAALGKLITLDKKVKLHGGRLKLSGIRPQIYEVFAITKLNKLFDIKEGEADALAAF; this is encoded by the coding sequence ATGGCCCAACGTCGTCGGCTCGAAATTCAAGAAAAGGGCGAAGTCTCGGTCGTACGCTTCGTCGATCGAAAGATCCTCGACGAATCGAACATTCAAGAGCTCGGCCAAGAGCTGTTCCAATTGGTCGAAGAGGAGAACCGCAAGAACCTGCTGTTGGATTTTTCCAACGTCGAGTTTCTTTCCAGCGCCGCGCTCGGAAAACTGATCACGCTCGATAAGAAAGTCAAGCTCCACGGCGGACGGCTGAAGCTCAGCGGCATTCGGCCGCAGATTTACGAAGTGTTCGCGATTACGAAGTTGAACAAGCTGTTCGACATTAAAGAGGGTGAGGCCGACGCGCTGGCGGCTTTTTGA
- a CDS encoding DUF1501 domain-containing protein — protein sequence MLTFFDGRRTRREFLRVGGLTLGGLTLPRLWELQAQAASGGRPVTDKSVVFLFLQGGPSQFETFDPKMSAPSNIRSATGEIATSLSGVTYGGTFERLAKLAHKTTIVRSFRTGDAIHNIKPVVCKDTLDANLGSLYARIAGTNDPISGMPLNVALFPRAVDPKAQAGTMNFGRFDAVGSLGSAYAPFIPGGDGTFQQDLQLKMPRNRLDDRRHLLRQLDGLKRGVDSQADWQGFDRLQQQAFDAILGGVGSAFDWSKEDPRTIKRYDTSSLVRPESISKRWNNHEKYADHVASLGKLMLLARRLCEAGCGFVTVTTNFVWDMHADQNNAPVEEGMGYCGRPLDHAVSAFIEDVEARGLSKRILLVICGEMGRTPRLNPRGGRDHWGNLAPLMLYGGGLNMGRVVGQSTRDGGEANSDPVAIPNLVATVLQALLDVGKLRTMPGVPSDLARVVAAEPIPGLIG from the coding sequence ATGCTCACCTTCTTCGACGGCCGGCGCACGCGGCGCGAATTCTTGCGTGTCGGCGGGCTGACTCTCGGAGGGCTCACCTTGCCGCGGCTGTGGGAATTGCAAGCCCAGGCGGCCTCTGGCGGCCGGCCGGTCACCGATAAATCGGTGGTGTTCTTGTTTTTGCAAGGCGGCCCGTCGCAGTTCGAGACGTTCGACCCGAAGATGTCGGCCCCGTCGAACATTCGCAGCGCCACCGGCGAGATCGCCACTTCGCTTTCCGGCGTGACGTATGGAGGCACGTTCGAGCGGCTGGCCAAGCTCGCACACAAGACGACGATCGTCCGTTCGTTCCGCACGGGCGATGCGATCCACAACATCAAGCCGGTGGTCTGCAAAGACACGCTCGACGCCAATCTCGGTTCGCTCTATGCACGCATCGCCGGCACGAACGACCCGATCAGCGGCATGCCGCTGAATGTCGCGCTCTTCCCACGGGCAGTCGATCCGAAAGCGCAAGCCGGCACGATGAACTTCGGCCGCTTCGACGCGGTCGGTTCGCTGGGCAGCGCCTATGCACCCTTTATCCCGGGCGGAGACGGCACGTTTCAACAGGACCTGCAACTAAAAATGCCACGCAATCGGCTCGACGATCGCCGGCATCTGCTCCGCCAACTCGACGGGCTAAAGCGCGGCGTCGACAGTCAGGCCGATTGGCAAGGTTTCGACCGGCTGCAGCAGCAGGCCTTCGATGCGATTCTAGGCGGCGTCGGTTCGGCCTTCGATTGGTCGAAAGAGGACCCGCGCACGATCAAGCGCTACGACACGAGCTCGCTGGTGAGGCCGGAATCGATCAGCAAACGATGGAACAACCACGAGAAGTATGCGGACCATGTCGCCTCGCTCGGCAAGCTCATGCTGCTCGCGCGCCGCTTGTGTGAAGCCGGCTGTGGGTTTGTCACCGTTACGACCAATTTCGTTTGGGACATGCACGCCGATCAAAACAACGCGCCGGTCGAAGAAGGGATGGGCTATTGCGGGCGGCCGCTGGATCACGCCGTGTCTGCCTTCATCGAAGACGTCGAAGCACGCGGCCTGAGCAAACGTATCTTGCTGGTCATTTGCGGCGAGATGGGGCGCACGCCGCGCTTGAATCCCAGAGGAGGCCGCGATCACTGGGGCAATCTCGCCCCGCTGATGCTCTATGGCGGCGGACTGAACATGGGCCGCGTCGTCGGCCAATCGACCCGCGACGGCGGCGAAGCCAACAGCGACCCGGTGGCCATTCCGAATCTCGTCGCGACGGTCTTGCAGGCTTTGCTCGACGTCGGCAAGCTGCGCACCATGCCGGGCGTACCATCGGATTTGGCGCGAGTCGTCGCCGCGGAACCGATCCCGGGGTTGATCGGGTGA
- a CDS encoding transposase has translation MAAQWQRRKAKWLRERGIDPNSADWKIALADLASQAQYEFHRTFTAEFDGYLVRGLGACALRPPAPAAIVANSLHGFNDVRYLLGDYVVMPNHVHLLCCLLGETDIEAQCKSWKRFTAREINARLGTAGRFWQEESFDHLVRSPEQFDHLRAYIADNPMRANLNGGEFLHYGCPMGA, from the coding sequence TTGGCAGCCCAGTGGCAAAGGCGCAAAGCGAAATGGTTACGCGAGCGCGGCATCGACCCGAACTCAGCCGATTGGAAGATCGCCCTCGCGGATCTCGCTTCACAGGCGCAGTACGAATTCCATCGAACTTTCACCGCCGAATTCGACGGCTATCTCGTCCGCGGCCTCGGCGCATGCGCGCTTCGACCGCCGGCGCCGGCTGCGATTGTCGCCAATAGTCTGCACGGATTCAACGACGTTCGCTACCTTTTGGGCGACTATGTCGTAATGCCGAACCACGTGCATTTGCTCTGCTGCCTGCTGGGCGAGACCGACATCGAGGCGCAGTGCAAATCATGGAAGCGGTTCACGGCCCGGGAAATAAACGCGCGGCTCGGCACCGCAGGCCGATTCTGGCAGGAAGAGAGCTTCGACCATTTGGTGCGCAGCCCGGAACAGTTCGACCATCTTCGGGCCTATATCGCCGACAACCCGATGCGGGCGAATCTGAACGGAGGGGAATTTTTGCACTACGGGTGTCCGATGGGAGCGTGA